One Moorella sp. E308F DNA segment encodes these proteins:
- a CDS encoding PTS system mannose/fructose/sorbose family transporter subunit IID, which translates to MQEQPAKAVPEITKKDLRAVTLRWLFFNTSAWNWERMQHIAFAWSLLPVLKKLYPGREELGAALKRHMVFFNTEMTIGSPIIGAIAAIERQKATGEEIADDTINAIKSGLMGPFAAIGDSLWASAVNAILLSFAMSMALQGNILGPVIYTIAWIALTWYMMSTGVNLGYRLGVNVLDSEFLTPQTIERVTRSLNILGLVVVGALSATFVSLSTPIQWTLQQKATTLQSILDGMMPKFLPLLWVGLVWYLHQFRNWSIMKLLGFTIVVGFVGSLLKIF; encoded by the coding sequence ATGCAGGAACAACCGGCCAAAGCTGTACCTGAAATTACGAAGAAGGACCTCCGCGCAGTTACGTTACGCTGGCTTTTCTTCAATACTTCAGCCTGGAACTGGGAACGCATGCAGCATATTGCCTTTGCGTGGAGCCTGCTGCCCGTTCTAAAAAAGCTTTATCCAGGTAGAGAGGAACTAGGTGCGGCGCTGAAAAGACACATGGTATTCTTCAATACCGAGATGACCATCGGCAGTCCTATTATTGGCGCCATAGCAGCCATCGAACGCCAGAAGGCTACTGGCGAGGAAATAGCCGATGATACTATTAATGCCATTAAGAGTGGTCTTATGGGGCCTTTCGCCGCTATCGGAGATTCCCTTTGGGCCAGCGCCGTCAATGCCATTCTGTTAAGTTTTGCCATGAGCATGGCCTTACAGGGCAATATCCTGGGACCCGTAATCTATACCATCGCCTGGATTGCTCTGACCTGGTATATGATGTCCACCGGAGTCAATCTCGGTTATCGCCTGGGAGTAAATGTCTTAGATTCGGAATTTCTGACTCCCCAGACTATTGAGCGGGTGACCCGGAGCCTTAATATTTTAGGCCTCGTTGTAGTAGGAGCTTTAAGTGCCACCTTTGTTTCCCTTTCCACTCCTATCCAGTGGACTTTACAGCAAAAGGCGACTACCCTGCAATCCATCCTAGACGGCATGATGCCCAAGTTTTTACCCCTTTTATGGGTAGGGCTGGTGTGGTACCTGCATCAATTTCGCAACTGGTCGATTATGAAGTTGCTTGGCTTTACCATCGTGGTAGGTTTCGTTGGTTCTTTACTGAAAATCTTTTAA